DNA from Nitrospira sp.:
ACCGGCTCCGACCAAATAGACCTTCCCCTTCCTTTCTCGTACCATGTTCATGCCGACCCGTAAATCTCCCGAAGAATTTTGTCCCCTCCCCGCGTCAGCAGTCGTTCAGCCAACTGAACACCCAGCGCGTGAGCCTGCTGATCTGTCCCCTCCATCCCGTCGCGAATAACGGTCTTCCCATCGACACTGGCGACAAGACCCTCTAATACCAGCTTCTCACCGAATAGAGTTGCATGGGCTGCAATGGGCACCTGACAGCCCCCCTCTAGACGATGCAAAAAAGCCCGTTCTGCCGTCACAGTCGTATGGGTGGCCTGATGATTGAGTCGGGATAAAACGGAATGCACGAATGCATCGTTGGTCCGACCTTCGATACCAAGGGCTCCCTGTCCGACCGCAGGCAGACTGAGGATAGGGGAAAGATATTCCGTGATGGTCTGAGACCAACCCAACCGGTGCAGACCCGCAGTTGCCAAGACGATGGCATCGAACTGTCCTTCCTTGAGTTTTCTCAGGCGTGTATCCAGGTTGCCGCGTAGCATCGCGATCTTCAAGTCCGGCCTGGCCTGTAACAATTGCGCTTGGCGACGAAGGCTTGCAGTCCCGATGCTGGCTCCGAACGGGAGATCCTGAAACGAGTATCCTTCACGACTGATTAAGGCATCCCGGGCATCCTCGCGCTGAGGAACACAGAGAATTCCGAGACCTTCAGGCAATTGCGCTGGAACGTCCTTCATACTGTGAACGGCGAAATCGATCTCACCGGCGAGCAAGGCGCCCTCAATTTCCTTGACAAACAAGCCTTTCCCCCCGATTTTTGCCAATGGCACATCGACAATCTTGTCGCCGGACGTCTGAATCTTCTTGAGCACGACCCGGACCTCCGGCACGACCTCTTGAACCTTGGATTGGAACCATTCGCTTTGACAGAGCGCCAATTTACTCCCTCTCGTCCCAAGAACCAAGGTTGAGCGCCTGCCGTTCTGTATCGACACGTTGAGACTCTTTTCGTAGCCCGCCGATCAGCGGGTTCGTTTATGGATTGACGTTTCCGGAACTGAATCCTCAGCGCCCGACTCTGCAGAGCTTTCGGTCTGGTAATGCGTCGACTGCCTGTAGGTCTCGATCTGTTGAACAGACGCAGATTGCAGGTCGAGCGAAAAAAACCGACGCGCTGCTTCGACGAACGCAGGACCGCTCGAAGAGTTGACTTCGGCCTTGAGGGTGACCATGGTGCGATGAATCAATTTGTTCACAATCGAGGAGGCAAGGCCTTCAACCAGTTCGCGCTCCTGAGGAGACAGATGCGGCAGTCGCGCGAGCACCTTGTCGACCTCCGCCCGCTTCATATCATCGACGCGGTTCCTGAGTGCAACGATCGTCGGCGTGACCTCCAGGGATTTCATCCAGTCCAGCAGGGTGGTCACTTCTTCCACAACCATCCTCTCGGCCTTCTCCGACTCCTGCACTCGCTCGGCTCGGTTCTGTTCGACTCGATGTTTCAGATCATCGATGTCGAAGAGAAACGCATTGTCGACATGCCGAACGGCTGGATCGATGTTTCGGGGAACCGAAATATCGATCAAGAACATCGGACGGTTCATGCGTTCTTCGACCGCACGATGCACATCCTCTGCCCCGACCAGATAATGCGCCGCACCCGTAGAGACGAGAACAATATCCGCTGAGGCCATATCATCCTTGAACTGATCGAATGGGACCGCCGTGCCGCCGAACTTGGCGGCGAGATCAACCGCATGCTGTGGAGTTCTTGTCGTGATACGCACATGCCCCACACCCTGAGCGATCAGATGGCGCGCGGCCAGCTTCGCCATTTCCCCGGCACCGACCAACAGCACCGTCTTCTCGTGCAGATTCGAAAAAATCTTCTTGGCCAGCTCAACGGCAGCATAGCTGACCGACACCGCCATTTCAGAAATTTTTGTTTCGGTCCGCACGCGCTTGGCCACTGAGATAGCCTTCTTGACGACCTTGTTCATGATGACGCCGGTTGTCTTATAGGCCAGCGCGACTTCAAACGCATCCTTCAGTTGACCCAGGATTTGAGATTCTCCGATAATCATTGAATCGAGACTGGCTGCGACTCTGAACAAGTGACCGATCGCTCGATCCCCGGTATGCCAGTAGAGATGCGGGGTCAGCTGTTCGGAAGACAACGACAGATGCGTGTCGGCGAGAAATTCTTGGATACGACCATATCCGGCTTCAATATCGTCGACAACTGAGTAAACCTCGACTCGATTACAGGTCGAGAGGAGGATGCCTTCCTTGACACCGGGATACGAACAGAGGCGGGTGAGGGCTTCGCCGAGTCGGCTTTCGGGAACAGCCACCCGCTCTCGGATCTCGACGGGAGCCGTCTTGTGACTTAACCCTACGACGATCAGATGCATAGGATTCTCAGACGCATCTTACGACAACGCACTATGTCCTTTAAGGACGACGCCTACCAATGTAAGGATCACGCAAGCAAATCCGATGACCGTGAGATAGGCCGCGCGTTTGGCTCTCCACCCGATGGTCAGTCTTCCGAGCAATACGATGAAATAGAAGAGCCACGTGACCAGCGCCCAGGTCTGCTCAGGATTCCAACTCACATACGATCCGCGTGCAAATTGCGCTGAGATGGCTCCCGTTACGATTCCCAGCGTAAGCAACGGAAACCCTAACACGATGGATTGTTGATTAAGGTGATCGAGAAAGTCGAGCGCGGGGAGCTTGCTGTAGAGAACATTAAACTGTTTCGACTTGAGGAGCCGATCCTGGATCAGGTACATCACACCCGCGACAAACGCGACCGTAAATCCCACGGCGCCCAGCATGCTGAGCGTGACATGAAACCATAAGGTCTTGAACACCGGCTGGAGGGTAGGTACCGTCTCTGGAAGGGCTGCGGCCGAAATCAACGAGACCAAGGCTAAAGGCACCATGAAGGACCCAAGCACATGAATCCGATGGCGGAACTCGACGACTAAAAACACCAGGATGATCATCCACGAGAAAAAAGAAAGGGCATCGGAAAAGCTGGGCGGCGCCGATGATGAGGCACCAGCTATCCGCACGACGAGGGCAACGGTATGTGAAGCAAAGCCGGCCGCCGTCATACCCAGCGACACGTGTGACAGGGCTTCAGAGCGCCGCAGCGAATAGGAAAGAAACGACACCGTGGCCACGATGTACAGTACCAGCGTGATCATGAAACAGACAGCTGCCATCGGAAACACCCTTGAGGTGTCTACTGATCGAACGTCAACAAGATAAGTTTGAAATTATATCGATGCCGACCAAAGGGAGTCAACAAAACGCAGGA
Protein-coding regions in this window:
- the ccsA gene encoding cytochrome c biogenesis protein CcsA encodes the protein MAAVCFMITLVLYIVATVSFLSYSLRRSEALSHVSLGMTAAGFASHTVALVVRIAGASSSAPPSFSDALSFFSWMIILVFLVVEFRHRIHVLGSFMVPLALVSLISAAALPETVPTLQPVFKTLWFHVTLSMLGAVGFTVAFVAGVMYLIQDRLLKSKQFNVLYSKLPALDFLDHLNQQSIVLGFPLLTLGIVTGAISAQFARGSYVSWNPEQTWALVTWLFYFIVLLGRLTIGWRAKRAAYLTVIGFACVILTLVGVVLKGHSALS
- the hemA gene encoding glutamyl-tRNA reductase, encoding MHLIVVGLSHKTAPVEIRERVAVPESRLGEALTRLCSYPGVKEGILLSTCNRVEVYSVVDDIEAGYGRIQEFLADTHLSLSSEQLTPHLYWHTGDRAIGHLFRVAASLDSMIIGESQILGQLKDAFEVALAYKTTGVIMNKVVKKAISVAKRVRTETKISEMAVSVSYAAVELAKKIFSNLHEKTVLLVGAGEMAKLAARHLIAQGVGHVRITTRTPQHAVDLAAKFGGTAVPFDQFKDDMASADIVLVSTGAAHYLVGAEDVHRAVEERMNRPMFLIDISVPRNIDPAVRHVDNAFLFDIDDLKHRVEQNRAERVQESEKAERMVVEEVTTLLDWMKSLEVTPTIVALRNRVDDMKRAEVDKVLARLPHLSPQERELVEGLASSIVNKLIHRTMVTLKAEVNSSSGPAFVEAARRFFSLDLQSASVQQIETYRQSTHYQTESSAESGAEDSVPETSIHKRTR
- the hemC gene encoding hydroxymethylbilane synthase, translated to MSIQNGRRSTLVLGTRGSKLALCQSEWFQSKVQEVVPEVRVVLKKIQTSGDKIVDVPLAKIGGKGLFVKEIEGALLAGEIDFAVHSMKDVPAQLPEGLGILCVPQREDARDALISREGYSFQDLPFGASIGTASLRRQAQLLQARPDLKIAMLRGNLDTRLRKLKEGQFDAIVLATAGLHRLGWSQTITEYLSPILSLPAVGQGALGIEGRTNDAFVHSVLSRLNHQATHTTVTAERAFLHRLEGGCQVPIAAHATLFGEKLVLEGLVASVDGKTVIRDGMEGTDQQAHALGVQLAERLLTRGGDKILREIYGSA